The Nerophis lumbriciformis linkage group LG24, RoL_Nlum_v2.1, whole genome shotgun sequence genome includes a region encoding these proteins:
- the zwi gene encoding zwilling isoform X1: MGAGRPDKDSKGEWKTSFTSSKTSFSKGKVSLLRTKHAVTWGQSAISWSRGTLTLGKSGVAVGTTTLTRGGTTSSIATLTLAHGTRSVSAVRTTLRRGAETHSNVYWNFHT, translated from the coding sequence ATGGGCGCCGGGCGGCCCGACAAAGACTCAAAGGGCGAGTGGAAGACCTCCTTCACCTCCAGCAAGACCTCCTTCAGCAAAGGCAAGGTCTCGCTCCTCAGGACCAAGCACGCCGTCACCTGGGGCCAATCCGCCATCTCCTGGAGCAGGGGCACGCTGACGTTGGGCAAGAGCGGCGTGGCGGTGGGGACCACCACCCTCACGCGGGGGGGGACCACCAGCTCCATCGCCACCTTGACCCTCGCCCACGGGACTAGGAGCGTGTCCGCGGTCCGGACCACCCTCCGCAGGGGCGCTGAGACGCACAGCAACGTCTACTGGAATTTCCACACATGA
- the zwi gene encoding zwilling isoform X2 — protein MGNTSFTEGKTALTLGNTSIKRGKSKLALGNTSISRGKSTTSMGSSTITSGKTKISLGGASFSRGTTTTSFRKAIFPKRKTL, from the coding sequence ATGGGCAACACCAGCTTCACCGAGGGCAAGACGGCCCTGACGCTGGGCAACACCAGCATCAAGCGGGGCAAGTCCAAGCTGGCCCTGGGGAACACCTCCATCTCCAGGGGCAAGAGCACCACCTCCATGGGCTCCTCCACCATCACCAGCGGGAAGACCAAGATCTCCCTGGGGGGCGCCTCCTTCAGCAGGGGGACCACCACCACCTCCTTTCGGAAAGCCATCTTCCCCAAACGCAAGACGCTCTAG
- the zwi gene encoding zwilling isoform X3, giving the protein MGNTSITEGKTALAVGKTSIARGKTTVSMGNSSIFRGVTTTSMGESTIQRQKTTVALGRASFSRGTTTTSFRKAFMPKRRTT; this is encoded by the coding sequence ATGGGCAACACGAGCATCACCGAGGGCAAGACCGCCCTGGCAGTGGGAAAAACCTCCATCGCCAGGGGGAAGACCACCGTCTCCATGGGCAACTCCTCCATCTTCAGGGGAGTGACCACCACCTCCATGGGAGAGTCCACCATCCAGAGGCAGAAGACCACGGTGGCTCTGGGCCGGGCCAGCTTCAGCCGGGGAACCACCACCACCTCCTTCCGAAAGGCGTTCATGCCCAAGCGCCGGACCACCTAG